One window from the genome of Musa acuminata AAA Group cultivar baxijiao chromosome BXJ1-4, Cavendish_Baxijiao_AAA, whole genome shotgun sequence encodes:
- the LOC103982032 gene encoding clathrin heavy chain 1 translates to MTSANAPIAMREALTLPSLGINPQFITFTHVTMESDKYICVRETSPQNSLVIVDMSMPMQPLRRPITADSALMNPNARILALKAQIQGTMQDHLQIFNIEQKTKIKSHQMPEQVVFWKWINPKMLGLVTQASVYHWSIEGDSEPVKVFDRAANLTNNQIINYRCDPSEKWLVLIGIAPGAPERPQLVKGNMQLFSVEQQRSQALEAHAASFATFKVVGKENPSTLICFASKTTNAGQITSKLHVIELGAQPGKPGFTKKQADLFFPPDFSDDFPVAMQISHKYSLIYVITKLGLLFVYDLETATAVYRNRISPDPIFLTAEASTIGGFYAINRRGQVLLATVNEATIVPFVSSQLNNLELAVSLAKRGNLPGAENLVVQRFQELFSQTKYKEAAELAAESPQDILRTPETVAKFQSVPVQAGQTPPLLQYFGTLLTRGKLNAFESLELSRLVVNQNKKNLLENWLAEDKLECSEELGDLVKTVDNDLALKIYIKARATPKVVAAFAERREFDKILIYSKQVGYVPDYLFLLQTILRSDPQGAVNFALMMSQMEGGCPVDYNTITDIFLQRNMIREATAFLLDVLKPNLPEHAFLQTKVLEINLVTYPNVADAILANGMFSHYDRPQIAQLCEKAGLYMRALQHYTELLDIKRVIVNTHAIEPQALVEFFGTLSREWALECMKDLLLVNLRANLQIIVQTAKEYSEQLGVDACIKLFEQFKSYEGLYFFLGSYLSSSEDPDIHFKYIEAAAKTGQIKEVERVTRESNFYDPEKTKNFLMEAKLPDARPLINVCDRFGFVPDLTHFLYTNNMLRYIEGYVQKVNPGNAPLVVGQLLDDECPEDFIKGLILSVRSLLPVESLVVECEKRNRLRLLTQFLEHLVSEGSQDAHVHNALGMIIIDSNNNPEHFLTTNPYYDSRVVGKYCEKRDPTLAVVAYRRGQCDDELINVTNKNSLFKLQARYVVERMDADLWEKVLVPENEYRRQLIDQVVSTALPESKNPEQVSAAVKAFMTADLPHELIELLEKIVLQNSAFSGNFNLQNLLILTSIKADPSRVMDYINRLDNFDGPAVGEVAIEAQLFEEAFAIFKKFNLNVQAVNVLLDNIQSIERAVEFAFHVEEDSVWSQVGKAQLREGLVSEAIESFIRADDATQFLDVIRAAEDSNIYHDLVKYLLMVRQTVKEPKVDSELIYTYAKIDRLGEIEEFILMPNVANLQNVGDRLFDDALYEAAKIIFTFISNWAKLASTLVKLRQFQGAVDAARKANSSKTWKEVCFACVDAEEFRLAQICGLNIIIQVDDLEEVSDYYQNRGCFNELISLMESGLGLERAHMGIFTELGVLYARYRPEKLMEHIKLFSTRLNIPKLIRVCDEQQHWQELTYLYIQYDEFDNAATTIMNHSPDAWDHMQFKDVVIKVANVELYYKAVHFYLQEHPDLINDLLHVLALRVDHTRVVDIMRKAGHLHLVKPYMVAVQSNNVAAVNEALNEIYVEEEDYDRLRESVDTHDNFDQIGLAQRIEKHELLEMRRIAAYIYKKAGRWKQSIALSKKDNLYKDAMETCSQSGDRELSEELLVYFIEKGKKECFSSCLFICYDLIRPDVALELAWMNNMLDFAFPYLLQFIREYTSKVDELIKDKIEAQNEVKVKEKEEKDLVTQQNMYAQLLPLALPAPPIPGVGATGMGGPYPAPPPMAGMGMPPVPPFGMPPMGTY, encoded by the exons ATGACTTCCGCCAACGCTCCCATCGCCATGCGGGAAGCTCTCACG CTTCCCAGTCTCGGAATCAATCCTCAATTCATCACCTTTACGCATGTGACCATGGAATCGGACAAGTACATCTGCGTTAGGGAGACATCTCCGCAGAACAGCTTGGTAATCGTCGATATGAGCATGCCCATGCAGCCGTTGAGGAGGCCGATCACGGCAGACTCAGCTTTGATGAATCCCAACGCCAGGATTCTGGCTCTTAAAG CACAAATACAGGGAACCATGCAGGATCATCTACAGATTTTCAATATTGAACAGAAGactaaaataaaatctcatcaGATGCCTGAGCAG GTTGTCTTTTGGAAGTGGATTAACCCAAAAATGTTGGGGCTAGTTACACAAGCTTCAGTCTATCACTGGTCAATTGAAG GTGACAGTGAGCCTGTTAAGGTGTTTGATAGGGCAGCTAACTTAACAAACAATCAAATCATCAACTATCGGTGCGATCCCTCAGAAAAATGGCTTGTTCTCATTGGAATTGCACCTGGAGCTCCTGAG AGACCCCAACTGGTGAAAGGAAATATGCAGCTTTTTTCAGTGGAACAGCAGCGCAGTCAGGCACTTGAAGCACATGCTGCATCTTTTGCAACATTTAAG GTTGTTGGAAAAGAAAACCCCTCCACTCTCATTTGTTTTGCCTCAAAGACCACTAACGCTGGACAGATTACCTCTAAGTTGCATGTGATTGAACTGGGAGCCCAACCAG GTAAACCAGGCTTCACCAAGAAACAGGCAGATTTATTTTTTCCACCAGATTTTTCTGATGATTTCCCAGTGGCAATGCAG ATCTCACATAAGTATAGTTTGATATATGTGATCACGAAGCTCGGTCTGTTATTTGTATATGATCTTGAAACAGCAACAGCAGTGTACAGAAATAGAATTAGTCCAGATCCTATATTCTTGACCGCGGAGGCTTCAACAATTGGTGGATTTTATGCTATTAATAGGAGAGGACAGGTTTTATTGGCTACTGTTAATGAAGCAACCATTGTGCCGTTTGTCAGCAGTCAA TTGAATAATCTGGAGCTTGCTGTTAGCCTTGCTAAAAGAGGAAATCTTCCAGGGGCAGAAAATTTG GTTGTGCAGAGGTTCCAAGAATTGTTTTCCCAGACAAAATACAAGGAGGCTGCCGAACTAGCTGCTGAATCTCCACAAGACATCCTGAGAACTCCGGAGACTGTGGCAAAATTTCAA AGTGTTCCTGTGCAAGCTGGACAGACACCTCCTCTTCTACAGTACTTTGGAACATTGTTAACCAGAGGAAAACTAAATGCCTTTGAGTCTTTGGAGTTATCTCGCCTTGTTGTAAATCAGAACAAAAAGAATCTATTGGAAAATTGGTTGGCTGAAGACAAGCTTGAGTGCAGTGAAGAACTGGGGGATCTTGTCAAG ACTGTCGACAATGATCTAGCACTAAAAATCTATATAAAAGCAAGGGCTACCCCAAAAGTTGTTGCTGCTTTTGCTGAACGGAGAgagtttgacaagatacttatctaTTCAAAGCAG GTGGGATACGTGCCAGATTACCTTTTCCTTCTGCAAACAATTTTAAGGTCAGATCCTCAG GGAGCAGTTAATTTTGCTCTTATGATGTCTCAAATGGAGGGTGGCTGTCCAGTGGATTATAATACAATTACTGATATCTTTCTTCAG AGAAATATGATCCGAGAGGCAACCGCCTTTTTGTTAGATGTCTTAAAGCCAAATCTACCTGAGCATGCCTTTCTTCAAACTAAG GTTCTGGAGATCAATTTGGTGACATATCCTAATGTTGCAGATGCTATATTAGCTAATGGAATGTTTAGTCATTATGATCGTCCTCAAATAGCTCAGCTATGTGAAAAGGCTGGCCTATATATGCGAGCCCTTCAG CATTACACAGAGCTGCTTGATATTAAGCGTGTCATCGTGAATACCCATGCCATTGAGCCACAG GCACTTGTGGAGTTCTTTGGGACCCTTTCCAGAGAGTGGGCTTTAGAATGCATGAAGGACCTTTTGCTTGTGAATTTGAGAGCAAACCTTCAGATAATTGTTCAG ACTGCCAAAGAATATTCTGAGCAGTTAGGTGTGGATGCTTGTATTaaactatttgagcaatttaagtCCTATGAAGGTCTTTACTTCTTCTTAGGATCATACTTGAGTTCCAG TGAAGATCCAGATATACACTTTAAGTATATTGAGGCAGCAGCCAAAACTGGTCAAATCAAAGAAGTTGAACGTGTAACAAGAGAATCCAACTTCTATGATCCAGAGAAAACAAAGAATTTCCTGATGGAAGCCAAACTTCCTGATGCAAGGCCTTTGATAAATGTTTGCGACCGTTTTGGTTTTGTTCCTGATTTAACTCACTTTTTGTACACAAACAATATGCTTCGATATATTGAAGGTTATGTCCAGAAA GTGAACCCAGGTAATGCACCTTTAGTGGTGGGACAGCTGCTAGATGATGAGTGTCCTGAAGATTTTATAAAAGGTCTGATTCTTTCTGTCCGTTCTCTCCTTCCAGTTGAGTCTCTTGTGGTTGAAtgtgagaagag GAACCGTCTGCGGCTACTCACACAATTTCTGGAACATCTTGTGAGTGAAGGAAGCCAAGATGCACATGTTCACAATGCTCTAGGAATGATCATCATAGACAGCAATAATAACCCAGAGCATTTTCTGACTACAAATCCGTATTATGATTCACGTGTAGTGGGTAAATATTGTGAAAAGCGGGACCCCACGCTTGCAGTTGTTGCATACAGACGAGGTCAATGTGATGATGAACTAATAAATGTCACTAATAAAAATTCATTGTTCAAGTTACAGGCTAG ATATGTTGTTGAAAGAATGGATGCTGATCTATGGGAGAAAGTTCTTGTTCCTGAAAATGAATACAGAAGGCAGCTTATTGATCAGGTTGTTTCTACTGCATTGCCTGAAAGCAAGAACCCGGAGCAAGTCTCTGCAGCTGTTAAGGCTTTCATGACTGCTGATCTTCCTCATGAACTGATCGAATTACTTGAAAAGATTGTGCTCCAGAATTCAGCCTTTAGTGGGAATTTCAATCTGCAAAACCTTTTGATCTTAACTTCCATCAAAGCAGATCCATCTAGGGTCATGGATTACATAAATAGATTGGACAACTTTGATGGCCCTGCAGTGGGTGAGGTGGCAATTGAAGCTCAACTGTTCGAGGAAGCCTTTGCCATTTTTAAAAAATTCAACTTAAATGTGCAGGCTGTTAATGTCCTCCTGGACAACATCCAAAGCATAGAGCGGGCTGTAGAATTTGCATTCCATGTAGAAGAAGATTCTGTATGGAGTCAGGTGGGCAAAGCTCAATTACGGGAAGGGTTAGTAAGTGAAGCAATTGAGTCATTTATTCGAGCGGATGATGCTACTCAGTTCCTAGATGTTATTCGGGCTGCAGAAGATTCAAACATTTACCATGACTTGGTGAAATACTTATTGATGGTAAGGCAAACGGTCAAGGAACCAAAAGTGGATAGTGAACTCATATATACTTATGCAAAGATTGATAGGCTGGGTGAAATTGAGGAATTCATTCTGATGCCCAACGTTGCTAATCTCCAAAATGTTGGAGATCGCTTGTTTGATGATGCCCTTTATGAAGCTGCCAAGATCATATTTACTTTCATTTCCAACTGGGCAAAGCTAGCTAGTACGTTGGTCAAGCTCAGACAGTTCCAGGGTGCAGTGGATGCTGCTCGAAAAGCAAATAGCTCAAAGACATGGAAGGAAGTCTGTTTTGCTTGTGTTGATGCTGAGGAATTCCGCTTGGCACAAATTTGTGGTTTAAATATCATCATCCAG GTGGATGACTTGGAAGAGGTCAGTGATTATTATCAGAACAGAGGCTGCTTTAATGAGTTAATTTCTCTCATGGAAAGTGGCCTTGGATTGGAACGCGCACACATGGGTATTTTCACGGAGTTAGGAGTCTTGTATGCTAGATATCGACCAGAGAAACTTATGGAGCACATTAAACTTTTTTCGACTCGCCTTAATATTCCCAAGCTTATCCGTGTTTGTGATGAGCAACAGCATTGGCAGGAGCTTACCTATCTGTATATTCAGTATGATGAGTTTGACAATGCCGCCACAACTATTATGAACCATTCTCCAGATGCATGGGATCACATGCAATTTAAAGATGTAGTTATTAAAGTTGCAAATGTTGAGCTCTATTACAAGGCAGTGCATTTCTACCTGCAAGAACATCCAGACCTGATTAATGATCTTTTGCATGTACTTGCTCTTCGTGTGGACCACACTCGTGTTGTAGATATTATGCGGAAG GCTGGTCACTTGCATCTTGTCAAGCCATACATGGTTGCAGTTCAAAGTAACAATGTAGCTGCAGTTAACGAGGCACTAAATGAAATTTATGTCGAGGAGGAGGACTATGACAGGCTACGGGAATCAGTTGATACGCATGACAACTTTGATCAGATAGGCCTCGCCCAGAGG ATTGAAAAGCATGAGCTTCTTGAGATGAGACGTATCGCTgcatatatctacaagaaagcaGGAAGATGGAAGCAATCCATTGCACTATCGAAGAAGGACAACCTATACAAAGATGCAATGGAGACATGTTCACAGTCTGGTGATCGTGAACTTTCTGAAGAGCTGCTTGTTTATTTTATCGAAAAG GGAAAGAAGGAATGCTTTTCTTCatgtctttttatttgttatgacTTGATCCGTCCTGATGTTGCCCTTGAGCTTGCCTGGATGAACAATATGCTGGATTTTGCTTTTCCATACCTCTTGCAG TTTATTCGTGAGTATACTAGCAAGGTTGATGAACTTATTAAAGATAAGATTGAAGCACAGAATGAAGTGAAAgttaaagaaaaagaggaaaaggaTTTGGTTACTCAGCAG AATATGTATGCACAGTTGCTACCCCTTGCACTGCCAGCTCCACCAATACCTGGTGTGGGTGCTACTGGCATGGGTGGACCTTATCCAGCTCCACCACCTATGGCTGGTATGGGGATGCCCCCGGTGCCGCCATTTGGTATGCCCCCAATGGGAACGTACTGA
- the LOC135651990 gene encoding protein trichome birefringence-like 28, with translation MHTPRRKSPLGPPPESSVAVAKLAASYVRKGGNLPIFVVVVTISVFALVMYSEDIKAIAGYSLSRYKTQDDAPDAFSGVNLRHQTQHGSSNRSTPGQQPQTKNEKPRKGPGPPAGAEMAAVSVPDTCDLSRGEWVFDDVNYPLYREDQCQFLSEQMSCLRNGRREVMYQKWRWQPKGCSLPKFDPRLLLERLRGKRMMFVGDSMNRNQWESLVCLLQTVTPPEKRSRRVDGSRSIFTVEDYDASIEFYWAPFLVESNSDDPNIHTIDVRIIKAESIEKHAVQWKGADVLVFNTYIWWMNTRKIKVLRPGAKNWTHTDDVERWDAYETVLRTLSKWLDRNMDPNRSSVFFMSMSPLHIKSSDWGNPNGIKCAKETLPIKNVTGVSVGTDMNLFALAKKVTGSTARVPVTFIDITAMSEYRKDAHTSVYTVRQGALLTPEQQAKPAEFADCIHWCLPGLPDTWNQVLFTRLLSARPRH, from the exons ATGCACACCCCTCGCCGGAAATCCCCGCTCGGCCCGCCGCCGGAGTCGTCGGTCGCGGTCGCAAAGCTCGCGGCATCCTACGTCAGAAAAGGCGGCAACCTCCCGATCTTCGTCGTCGTGGTGACGATCTCCGTCTTCGCCTTGGTCATGTACAGCGAGGACATCAAGGCCATCGCCGGCTACTCCTTGTCGCGGTACAAAACCCAGGATGACGCCCCCGACGCCTTCTCCGGCGTCAACCTTCGCCATCAGACGCAGCACGGTAGCAGCAATCGCTCGACGCCTGGTCAACAGCCTCAGACCAAGAACGAGAAGCCCAGGAAGGGGCCGGGGCCGCCGGCCGGCGCCGAGATGGCGGCCGTGAGCGTGCCGGACACGTGCGATCTGTCGCGTGGCGAGTGGGTGTTCGACGACGTCAATTATCCGCTCTACCGGGAGGATCAGTGCCAGTTCCTGTCGGAGCAGATGTCGTGCTTGCGGAACGGCCGCCGGGAGGTCATGTACCAGAAATGGCGGTGGCAGCCCAAGGGCTGCTCCTTGCCCAA ATTTGATCCGAGGCTGCTGCTGGAAAGGCTGCGGGGGAAGCGGATGATGTTCGTGGGCGATTCGATGAACCGAAACCAGTGGGAGTCCCTGGTGTGCCTCCTGCAGACCGTGACACCGCCGGAGAAGAGGAGCCGTCGGGTCGACGGCTCCCGCAGCATCTTTACGGTAGag GACTACGACGCGTCGATCGAGTTCTACTGGGCGCCGTTCCTGGTGGAGTCGAACTCCGACGACCCCAACATCCACACCATCGACGTGAGGATCATCAAGGCCGAATCGATCGAGAAGCATGCTGTGCAGTGGAAAGGGGCGGACGTGCTGGTGTTCAACACCTACATCTGGTGGATGAACACTCGCAAGATAAAAGTGTT GCGTCCGGGGGCCAAGAATTGGACACACACCGATGACGTCGAGAGATGGGACGCGTACGAGACGGTTTTGAGGACCTTGTCCAAATGGCTGGATCGAAATATGGACCCCAACCGGTCGTCGGTGTTCTTCATGAGCATGTCTCCTCTTCACATCAA GAGCTCGGACTGGGGTAATCCGAACGGGATCAAGTGTGCGAAGGAGACGCTGCCGATAAAGAACGTGACCGGAGTCTCCGTCGGCACCGACATGAACCTGTTCGCGTTGGCAAAGAAAGTGACGGGGTCGACGGCGCGGGTGCCGGTCACCTTCATCGACATCACGGCCATGTCGGAGTACCGCAAGGACGCCCATACCTCGGTGTACACGGTGCGGCAGGGGGCGCTGCTGACGCCGGAGCAGCAGGCGAAGCCGGCCGAGTTCGCCGACTGCATCCACTGGTGCCTGCCCGGCCTGCCCGACACGTGGAACCAGGTCCTCTTCACCCGCCTCCTCTCCGCCCGCCCGCGCCACTGA